One Novipirellula artificiosorum DNA segment encodes these proteins:
- a CDS encoding DUF4314 domain-containing protein, producing the protein MMTQLKPGDRIRLTSMTDDPDPIPTGTTGTVTGLHLQNGWTQVDVDWENGRSLMLSIPPDVAERVGAVQLNGKSC; encoded by the coding sequence ATGATGACACAGCTCAAACCAGGCGATCGCATCCGTCTGACTTCGATGACTGACGATCCCGATCCAATTCCGACTGGCACCACCGGAACTGTCACGGGCCTGCACCTGCAAAATGGCTGGACGCAAGTCGATGTCGACTGGGAAAACGGTCGGTCGCTGATGCTTTCGATTCCACCGGACGTCGCTGAACGTGTCGGCGCCGTTCAACTGAACGGCAAAAGCTGTTAA